A genomic window from Longimicrobiaceae bacterium includes:
- a CDS encoding VOC family protein, producing MTDTTTTAPIDPGTRIGHVHLKVADLERALGFYCGVLGFELTQRYGTQAAFISAGGYHHHIGLNTWESLRGPQPAPNATGLYHLAILYPTRAALGDALRRLVAAGIRLDGASDHGVSEALYLRDPDGNGVELYWDRPREAWPMDANGDVAMFTRALDLQPILEEGLTYQPPAAQPA from the coding sequence ATGACGGATACGACGACGACGGCACCCATCGACCCGGGCACGCGCATCGGGCACGTGCACCTGAAGGTCGCGGACCTGGAGCGCGCACTGGGCTTCTACTGCGGCGTGCTGGGCTTCGAGCTGACGCAGCGGTACGGGACGCAGGCGGCGTTCATCTCTGCGGGCGGCTACCACCACCACATCGGCCTGAACACGTGGGAGAGCCTGCGCGGACCCCAGCCGGCGCCGAACGCGACGGGCCTGTACCACCTCGCGATCCTCTACCCCACGCGCGCCGCACTGGGCGACGCGCTGCGGCGGCTGGTGGCGGCGGGCATTCGCCTGGACGGCGCCAGCGACCACGGCGTGAGCGAGGCGCTGTACCTGCGCGACCCTGACGGCAACGGTGTGGAGCTGTACTGGGACCGCCCGCGCGAAGCCTGGCCCATGGATGCGAACGGGGACGTGGCGATGTTCACCCGCGCGCTGGACCTCCAGCCCATCCTGGAAGAAGGGCTCACCTATCAGCCCCCGGCTGCCCAGCCAGCCTGA
- a CDS encoding NAD(P)-dependent oxidoreductase — protein MKIAILGAGGTIGQRVAREAAERGHEVIAVTRDPSRFRSPVDGARVVQAEATDASSVAAAVHGADAVVSAVGPGFGPGAQPDDMVGRSARALIDGLTEAGVRRVLVVGGAGSLEVAPGMQLVDTPEFPEGWKGVALAHRDVLDLFRSGAADALEWTYVSPAALIEPGERTGEFRVGGDQLLTDGNGESRISAEDYAVAIVDELENGRFVRERIGVAY, from the coding sequence ATGAAGATCGCGATCTTGGGGGCGGGCGGGACGATCGGGCAGCGGGTTGCGCGCGAGGCGGCGGAGCGCGGGCACGAGGTGATCGCGGTGACACGCGACCCGTCGCGCTTCAGGTCGCCCGTGGACGGCGCACGCGTCGTGCAGGCCGAGGCAACGGATGCGTCGAGCGTGGCCGCGGCGGTGCACGGGGCGGACGCCGTGGTGAGCGCCGTCGGTCCCGGCTTCGGGCCCGGTGCGCAGCCCGACGACATGGTCGGACGGTCGGCCCGAGCGCTCATCGACGGTCTGACCGAGGCGGGCGTGCGGCGCGTGCTCGTAGTGGGCGGCGCGGGGAGCCTGGAGGTCGCGCCCGGCATGCAGCTGGTGGACACGCCGGAGTTCCCGGAGGGGTGGAAGGGCGTGGCGCTCGCGCACCGCGACGTGCTGGACCTGTTCCGCTCGGGCGCCGCGGACGCGCTGGAGTGGACGTACGTGAGCCCCGCCGCGCTCATCGAGCCGGGCGAGCGCACGGGCGAGTTCCGCGTGGGCGGCGACCAGCTGCTGACCGACGGGAACGGCGAGAGCCGCATCTCTGCCGAAGATTACGCGGTCGCCATCGTGGACGAGCTGGAGAACGGCCGGTTCGTGCGCGAGCGTATCGGCGTGGCATACTAA
- a CDS encoding Rrf2 family transcriptional regulator, with protein sequence MTTSSRFAVAVHVLTLLEMSGGVPVTSEYAAGSVNTNAAVVRRILSMLAKAGLTRSQMGTGGGALLARPADEITLLDVHRAVDDGELFGLHREPPNPACPVGRNIQGALEVEMDAAARALEERLAVQTIAGIVHDVTRRERERSTGTA encoded by the coding sequence ATGACGACCAGCAGCCGATTCGCAGTCGCAGTGCACGTGCTCACGCTTCTGGAGATGAGTGGCGGCGTGCCCGTGACATCGGAGTACGCCGCGGGAAGCGTGAACACGAACGCGGCAGTAGTGCGGCGCATCCTGTCGATGCTGGCGAAGGCCGGGCTCACCCGCTCGCAGATGGGCACCGGCGGCGGCGCGCTCCTCGCCCGCCCTGCGGACGAGATCACGCTGCTGGACGTGCACCGCGCGGTGGACGACGGCGAGCTTTTCGGCCTGCACCGCGAGCCGCCGAACCCCGCGTGCCCCGTCGGCCGCAACATCCAGGGCGCGCTGGAGGTGGAGATGGACGCCGCCGCCCGCGCGCTGGAAGAACGCCTCGCCGTGCAGACCATCGCTGGCATCGTGCACGACGTCACCCGGCGCGAGCGCGAACGTTCGACGGGAACGGCGTGA
- a CDS encoding alpha/beta hydrolase, producing MRRTLVRTAGGIAFALLACGPVRAQVVNLWPGVAPGSETWHQEEHTIENTPVGTIVINVSTPTLTAYLPERSKATGAGVIIAPGGAFVALAMSVEAEEVARQLQARGIAAFVLKYRILEKHQEGIPQMDMDSVGRYGIADGIQALKVVRTHAAEWGVSPNRVGMIGFSAGGMVTSAALLQADSAARPDFGAVIYGAPFGVMPQIPARLPPMFMAWAQDDNVAPGFILRFYDALRAAGHKPEVHVYSAGGHGFGTRKQGTTSDHWLEEFFYWMDAQGFTKPAGASAPAAAGAQPSGRP from the coding sequence ATGCGCCGAACACTTGTTCGCACGGCGGGCGGGATCGCGTTCGCGCTGCTGGCGTGCGGCCCCGTTCGCGCCCAGGTGGTGAACCTCTGGCCGGGGGTCGCGCCGGGGTCCGAGACGTGGCACCAGGAGGAACACACGATCGAGAACACGCCCGTGGGCACCATCGTCATCAACGTCAGCACGCCCACGCTCACGGCGTACCTGCCCGAGCGGAGCAAGGCGACGGGAGCCGGCGTGATCATCGCGCCCGGTGGTGCGTTCGTGGCGCTGGCGATGAGCGTGGAGGCCGAGGAGGTGGCGCGGCAGCTCCAGGCGCGGGGGATCGCCGCCTTCGTACTCAAGTACCGCATTCTGGAGAAGCACCAGGAGGGAATCCCGCAGATGGACATGGATTCCGTGGGCCGGTACGGCATCGCGGACGGGATACAGGCGCTCAAGGTGGTGCGGACCCACGCCGCCGAATGGGGCGTCTCGCCGAATCGCGTGGGGATGATCGGGTTCTCGGCCGGGGGAATGGTGACGAGCGCGGCACTGCTACAGGCGGACTCGGCGGCGCGGCCGGACTTCGGGGCGGTCATCTACGGTGCGCCGTTCGGCGTGATGCCGCAGATCCCGGCACGGCTGCCGCCCATGTTCATGGCCTGGGCGCAGGACGACAACGTGGCCCCGGGGTTCATCCTCCGCTTCTACGACGCGCTCCGTGCCGCCGGGCACAAGCCCGAGGTGCACGTCTACAGCGCGGGCGGCCACGGCTTCGGCACGCGAAAGCAGGGAACCACCAGCGACCACTGGCTGGAGGAGTTCTTCTACTGGATGGACGCGCAGGGCTTCACGAAGCCGGCGGGAGCGTCCGCCCCGGCCGCCGCGGGAGCGCAGCCCTCCGGCCGTCCGTAA
- a CDS encoding TonB-dependent receptor — protein sequence MNARNGVWTMLAALCMASAPAAAQGPVGQITGRVVDAQSGRGVTGARVAVQGTTLAAAAGVDGRYTLRSVPAGPHAITVSMLGYGAKTVTGVNVTAGAAATADVSLSAAAIGIGPISVSATRERGSVGAALDAQRTATGVVNSVTAEQIAKSPDVNAAQAVQRVSGVTVQDGKYVVVRGLGERYTTTSLNGARLPSPETDRKVVPLDLFPASLLQTVATSKTFTPDQTGDFSGAQVDIRTREYPSRRVVTVTTSGGFNDAATGRSLVGAPTAGGEWLGLAGTSRALPQAVRDGGDFRNVPQVVNNRAVRSFRDSWTPRGSTGAPNGTFGLTVGGSDPIFGHTLGYVFSGSYNRSQEVRRNEHRALAVGEPTQALNVFDGETGRVGVLWGGVANLSTQIGGGTRIAFNNVYNRSADNEAHQDHDGSLYGYDFPVRRSWLSYVERSVRSNQLRGEHALGGRQAFSWQLTSSGVTRSEPDRTDLLYVSDAQGRYALETFTGSGVRRSFSDLGERSLSEGADYKLDLGPSGSRTQLKVGGLFRQTRRDVDLRTFGIQAFGLTEQQAMMGPEQLFGGALAADDSAHFYVNDSSAGGRYAARDHVGAGYAMLDHPFGERVRVVAGARVESWNLDIAARRVNAPSDTTYTYRSTDVLPSLAVNVKLRDTQNLRFSVSQTLSRPEYRELVPFLQTNPVGDVDFFGNASLKRALIRNFDTRWESYPRSGEVITVGVFAKQFIRPIEQIQVASTGGSILSFVNTDRAVNYGVELEARRDLDFLAERLSSFSAFANATLMKSEIQVGNDSISALTNSKRPMVGQSPYVVNAGLSYGSASGATSATLLYNVVGRRIVSTGVKPVPDTYQQARNVLDLSLQQRVGRGMTAKLNARNLLDAPYRETAGSVTRLEYRTGRIYSIGLTWTPSGQ from the coding sequence ATGAACGCTCGAAACGGCGTTTGGACGATGCTGGCCGCGCTCTGCATGGCGTCGGCACCGGCGGCGGCGCAGGGCCCCGTTGGACAGATCACCGGGCGCGTGGTCGATGCGCAGAGCGGCCGCGGCGTTACAGGCGCCCGCGTGGCGGTGCAGGGAACCACCCTCGCCGCCGCGGCCGGGGTGGACGGACGGTACACGCTGAGGAGCGTTCCGGCCGGCCCGCACGCCATCACCGTATCGATGCTGGGGTACGGCGCCAAGACCGTCACGGGCGTGAACGTCACGGCGGGCGCGGCAGCCACGGCAGACGTCTCGCTCTCGGCCGCGGCCATCGGCATCGGCCCCATCTCCGTCTCCGCCACGCGCGAGCGCGGCTCGGTGGGCGCGGCGCTCGACGCGCAGCGCACGGCCACGGGCGTGGTCAATTCCGTCACGGCCGAGCAGATCGCCAAGAGCCCGGACGTGAACGCCGCGCAGGCCGTGCAGCGAGTGAGCGGCGTCACGGTGCAGGACGGCAAGTACGTGGTCGTCCGCGGCCTGGGCGAGCGCTACACCACCACGTCGCTGAACGGCGCCCGCCTGCCCAGCCCGGAGACGGACCGCAAGGTGGTGCCGCTGGACCTCTTCCCCGCGTCGCTGCTGCAGACGGTGGCGACGTCCAAGACCTTCACGCCGGACCAGACGGGCGACTTCAGCGGCGCCCAGGTGGACATCCGCACGCGCGAGTACCCATCGCGCCGCGTGGTGACCGTCACGACGAGCGGCGGCTTCAACGACGCCGCCACGGGACGGTCGCTCGTGGGCGCACCCACCGCGGGCGGCGAGTGGCTGGGCCTGGCCGGCACCAGCCGCGCGCTGCCGCAGGCCGTGCGCGACGGCGGTGACTTCCGCAACGTGCCGCAGGTGGTGAACAACCGCGCCGTCCGCTCTTTCCGCGATTCGTGGACGCCGCGCGGCTCCACGGGCGCGCCCAACGGCACCTTCGGCCTCACCGTCGGCGGCAGCGATCCTATCTTCGGCCACACGCTGGGCTACGTCTTCTCCGGCTCGTACAACCGCAGCCAGGAGGTGCGGCGGAACGAGCATCGCGCGCTGGCGGTGGGCGAGCCCACGCAGGCGCTGAACGTGTTCGACGGCGAGACGGGGCGCGTGGGCGTGCTGTGGGGCGGCGTGGCCAACTTGAGCACGCAGATCGGCGGCGGCACCCGCATCGCCTTCAACAACGTGTACAACCGCAGCGCCGACAACGAGGCGCACCAGGACCACGACGGCTCACTGTACGGCTACGACTTCCCGGTGCGCCGCAGCTGGCTGAGCTACGTGGAGCGGTCGGTTCGCTCCAACCAGCTCCGCGGCGAGCACGCGCTGGGCGGCCGGCAGGCGTTCTCGTGGCAGCTCACCTCGTCCGGCGTCACGCGCAGCGAGCCGGACCGCACCGACCTGCTGTACGTGAGCGACGCGCAGGGCCGCTACGCGCTGGAGACGTTCACCGGCTCCGGCGTGCGCCGCTCGTTCAGCGACCTGGGCGAGCGCAGCCTGAGCGAGGGGGCGGACTACAAGCTGGACCTGGGCCCGTCCGGCAGCCGCACGCAGCTCAAGGTGGGCGGCCTGTTCCGCCAGACGCGGCGCGACGTGGACCTGCGCACCTTCGGCATCCAGGCGTTCGGCCTCACCGAGCAGCAGGCCATGATGGGCCCCGAGCAGCTCTTCGGCGGCGCGCTGGCGGCAGACGACAGCGCGCACTTCTACGTGAACGACAGCTCCGCGGGCGGCCGCTACGCCGCGCGCGACCACGTGGGCGCGGGCTACGCCATGCTCGACCACCCGTTCGGCGAGCGGGTGCGCGTGGTGGCCGGCGCGCGCGTGGAGAGCTGGAACCTGGACATCGCCGCGCGCCGGGTGAACGCGCCCAGCGACACCACCTATACGTACCGCAGCACCGACGTGCTGCCGTCGCTGGCGGTGAACGTGAAGCTGCGCGACACGCAGAACCTGCGCTTCTCCGTCTCGCAGACGCTTTCGCGGCCGGAGTACCGCGAGCTGGTGCCGTTCCTCCAGACCAACCCCGTGGGCGACGTGGACTTCTTCGGGAACGCCAGCCTGAAGCGCGCGCTCATCCGCAACTTCGACACGCGGTGGGAGAGCTACCCGCGCAGCGGCGAGGTGATCACGGTGGGCGTGTTCGCCAAGCAGTTCATCCGCCCCATCGAGCAGATCCAGGTGGCCAGCACGGGCGGCAGCATCCTCAGCTTCGTGAACACCGACCGCGCCGTCAACTACGGCGTGGAGCTGGAGGCGCGGCGCGACCTGGACTTCCTGGCCGAGCGCCTGTCCTCCTTCAGCGCCTTCGCCAACGCGACGCTGATGAAGAGCGAGATCCAGGTGGGCAACGACAGCATCTCCGCCCTGACCAACTCCAAGCGCCCCATGGTGGGGCAGTCGCCGTACGTGGTGAACGCCGGCCTGTCGTACGGCAGCGCATCGGGCGCCACGAGCGCGACGCTGCTGTACAACGTGGTCGGGCGCCGCATCGTCTCCACCGGCGTGAAGCCGGTGCCGGACACGTACCAGCAGGCGCGCAACGTCCTGGACCTCTCGCTCCAGCAGCGCGTGGGCCGGGGGATGACGGCCAAGCTCAACGCGCGCAACCTGCTGGACGCGCCGTACCGGGAGACGGCTGGCTCCGTGACCCGCCTGGAGTACCGCACCGGCCGCATCTACTCCATCGGCCTCACCTGGACCCCCTCCGGCCAGTAG